The Paenibacillus sophorae genome has a segment encoding these proteins:
- the pgsA gene encoding CDP-diacylglycerol--glycerol-3-phosphate 3-phosphatidyltransferase codes for MNLPNRITIARICLIPIMMFFLLVNFSFYPEPLHWGSFQLSFNHLIAAVIFLLAASTDGIDGYIARKYNMVTNLGKLLDPLADKLLVSAVLISLVELGRCDSWIAIVIISREFAVTGLRQVALLDGKVVAASKWGKIKTVVQIIAISLLLLNNFPFQFVGIPFDSIAIWAAALITIYSGIDYFVKNKELLQLHNA; via the coding sequence GTGAATTTGCCTAACCGCATAACCATTGCCCGAATATGTCTGATCCCGATCATGATGTTTTTCCTGCTGGTCAATTTCAGCTTCTATCCGGAGCCGCTGCATTGGGGCTCCTTTCAGCTCTCGTTCAACCATCTTATTGCCGCAGTTATCTTCTTGCTGGCGGCAAGCACGGATGGCATCGATGGCTACATTGCCCGCAAGTATAATATGGTGACCAATCTTGGCAAGCTTCTCGACCCATTGGCCGATAAGCTGCTCGTTTCAGCGGTGCTGATTTCGCTAGTCGAGCTGGGAAGATGCGATTCCTGGATTGCCATCGTCATTATCAGCCGTGAATTTGCCGTTACCGGTCTTCGCCAAGTGGCGCTGCTGGATGGCAAAGTTGTAGCAGCCAGCAAATGGGGCAAAATCAAAACGGTTGTGCAGATTATAGCGATTTCCCTGCTGCTGCTTAACAATTTTCCGTTTCAGTTCGTCGGCATCCCTTTTGACAGTATTGCTATTTGGGCGGCCGCTTTGATTACGATATACTCGGGAATCGATTATTTCGTGAAAAACAAGGAACTGCTCCAGCTGCATAACGCTTAA
- a CDS encoding DUF3388 domain-containing protein, with protein sequence MEYKEWYMEYKIHKNRPGLLGDIASMLGMLEVNILTINGVEDKTRGMLLETNDDEKIRLMGEMLKKVENITVTALRSPRLVDKLAVRHGRYIDRDSDDRKTFRFTRDELGLLVDFLGELFKRDGNQVIGLRGMPRVGKTESIIAGSVCAMKRWTFVSSTMLRQTVRSQLAEDEMNPNNIFIIDGIVSTIRSNEKHYNLLKDIMSMPSTKVIEHPDIFVRESEYTYDDFDILIELRNSPSEEILYDTFTTSYSDDL encoded by the coding sequence TTGGAATACAAAGAATGGTACATGGAATACAAGATACATAAGAATAGACCCGGTTTGCTCGGCGATATCGCTTCAATGCTCGGTATGCTGGAGGTCAATATACTGACCATCAATGGAGTGGAAGATAAGACGCGGGGCATGCTGCTTGAAACGAACGATGATGAGAAGATCCGGCTGATGGGCGAAATGCTCAAAAAGGTTGAAAATATAACGGTAACCGCCCTGCGTTCACCGCGCTTGGTTGACAAACTAGCCGTCCGGCACGGAAGATATATCGACCGGGATTCGGATGACCGGAAGACGTTCCGGTTTACCCGGGATGAGCTCGGCCTGCTGGTCGATTTTCTCGGAGAGCTGTTCAAACGTGATGGCAACCAGGTCATTGGCCTTCGGGGAATGCCGCGAGTGGGCAAAACGGAATCGATTATCGCCGGCAGTGTGTGCGCAATGAAGCGCTGGACTTTCGTTTCTTCGACGATGCTCCGGCAGACCGTTCGCAGTCAGCTCGCCGAGGATGAGATGAATCCGAATAATATTTTTATTATCGATGGCATTGTCAGCACGATTAGGTCCAATGAGAAGCATTACAATCTGCTTAAAGATATAATGTCAATGCCGAGTACGAAGGTTATTGAGCACCCGGACATTTTTGTCCGCGAATCAGAATACACATATGACGATTTTGACATTCTGATCGAGCTGCGCAATAGTCCGAGCGAAGAGATACTTTACGATACATTCACAACCAGCTACAGCGACGATTTATAA
- a CDS encoding DUF3243 domain-containing protein, producing MSTESTVIKNFDTWKKFLGERVVQAEKVGMSESTIAELAYEIGEFLDKKVDPQNVSNRTIKELWDVGDESQRHTIASLMVKLAKQNA from the coding sequence ATGTCAACAGAATCGACTGTAATCAAGAACTTTGATACCTGGAAGAAATTTCTGGGTGAGCGGGTTGTACAGGCCGAGAAAGTCGGCATGAGCGAGAGTACCATTGCAGAACTCGCTTATGAAATCGGGGAATTCCTCGATAAGAAGGTTGACCCGCAAAACGTCTCGAACCGGACGATCAAAGAACTCTGGGACGTTGGCGATGAAAGCCAGCGGCATACGATTGCCTCCCTCATGGTCAAGCTGGCGAAGCAAAACGCATAG
- a CDS encoding competence/damage-inducible protein A, with protein sequence MKAEIIAVGTELLLGQIVNSNAQFLSVELAALGIDVYFQTVVGDNSVRLQEAIEIAKGRADLILFTGGIGPTEDDLTKDALAASLGRGLHIDQLAMNHVDQFFSNRGVPMTENNRKQALVIDDSTPLPNETGLAVGLAISHEDNYYVVLPGPPREMKPMFTQQAKPWLLQHALTDETPLYSKMLKFAGIGESLLEDKLINLIHGQNDPTIAPYAKEGEVTVRISTKAPSDSEAMKKLDALEEQIRTILPENLYASTDVPMEKVIVDWMASTGLTLSCAESCTGGLLMESITSIPGSSSMFMGGIVCYSNEMKQKLLNVPKNYLEGEGAFGAVSREVAEVLAEQVRITAGTDYGLSITGVAGPGSSERKPVGLVYIGIAEKDGKTEVFELKLSGNRENIRIRSVKAILYRLWRRLAEHKADTPL encoded by the coding sequence ATGAAAGCAGAGATTATTGCAGTCGGCACGGAACTGCTGCTCGGTCAAATCGTGAACAGCAACGCTCAGTTTCTATCCGTCGAGCTTGCCGCTCTCGGCATCGACGTATATTTTCAGACTGTGGTAGGCGATAACAGCGTCCGGCTGCAGGAGGCTATCGAAATCGCGAAGGGACGCGCCGATCTCATATTGTTCACAGGAGGGATCGGACCGACGGAGGACGATCTGACGAAGGACGCTTTGGCAGCTTCGCTGGGCCGGGGGCTGCACATCGATCAGCTGGCGATGAACCATGTGGACCAGTTCTTCAGCAATCGGGGCGTGCCAATGACCGAGAACAACCGAAAGCAGGCGCTTGTGATCGACGATTCGACGCCTCTTCCGAATGAGACGGGACTGGCTGTGGGACTTGCAATCAGTCATGAGGACAACTATTATGTCGTTCTCCCCGGACCGCCAAGGGAAATGAAACCGATGTTCACGCAGCAAGCCAAGCCATGGCTTCTGCAGCATGCGCTGACGGATGAGACCCCCCTTTATTCCAAAATGCTTAAATTCGCCGGCATCGGGGAATCTCTGCTTGAAGACAAGCTGATCAATCTCATTCACGGGCAAAACGATCCGACGATCGCTCCTTATGCCAAAGAAGGTGAGGTAACGGTGCGTATTTCCACCAAGGCGCCTTCCGACAGCGAAGCTATGAAGAAGCTGGATGCGCTGGAGGAGCAAATCCGCACCATTCTTCCCGAGAATTTGTACGCCTCTACCGATGTTCCGATGGAAAAGGTAATCGTGGACTGGATGGCGAGCACGGGACTTACCTTGAGCTGCGCCGAGAGCTGTACGGGCGGGTTACTGATGGAGAGCATTACGAGCATCCCCGGCAGCTCATCCATGTTTATGGGAGGCATTGTTTGCTACTCCAATGAAATGAAGCAGAAGCTGTTGAACGTTCCGAAGAATTACTTGGAAGGAGAGGGCGCTTTCGGCGCAGTCAGCCGCGAGGTGGCGGAGGTTCTGGCGGAGCAGGTCAGAATCACCGCCGGTACGGATTATGGTCTGTCGATTACCGGAGTGGCGGGTCCGGGCTCCTCGGAGCGCAAGCCTGTTGGACTGGTTTATATCGGCATCGCCGAGAAAGACGGAAAGACGGAAGTATTCGAGCTTAAGCTATCAGGCAACCGCGAGAATATCCGTATTCGCTCCGTCAAGGCCATTCTGTATCGGCTGTGGCGCAGACTGGCGGAACACAAGGCGGACACGCCGCTTTAA
- the yfmF gene encoding EF-P 5-aminopentanol modification-associated protein YfmF, whose product MTNHVFQHGNVGGIRIHVLPTKTFKTYAISLYAGVPLAEETVTPTALIPFVLRRGTASYPETTQFRERLEELYGAGFGFDVYKRGDYQIIQFRMDTINDSFVQSKESLLGESFAFLGEVLTQPVLEGGSFRASYVGTERETVRKKLEAIVNDKIRYAAERCIEEMCREEPYRLHPLGQRADLDAITPDSLHQSYLSWLEGAILDLYVVGDTTSEEVEKLVKRHFGFGSRTASSQYQSRFSPKTITDVRTVEERMDVGQGKLNMGLRTSITYKDDAYAHALMYNGILGGYPHSKLFVNVREKESLAYYASSRYDGHKGIATIQSGIEIQNYGKAVDIIHKQLDEMKKGNISDLELNQTKAMIRNLLSEIQDSAFEMIAFDFNRQLSGKDRSAEELMSQVEASGAEDVKRAADTVQLDTIYFLTGQKEE is encoded by the coding sequence TTGACAAATCACGTATTCCAGCATGGCAACGTAGGAGGCATCCGAATTCATGTGCTGCCGACGAAGACGTTCAAGACTTATGCGATATCGCTGTATGCCGGCGTTCCCTTGGCCGAAGAGACGGTGACCCCCACCGCGCTGATTCCGTTCGTTCTTCGCCGGGGCACGGCTTCATATCCGGAGACAACCCAGTTCCGCGAACGGCTGGAAGAGCTGTATGGTGCCGGATTTGGATTCGACGTGTATAAGCGCGGCGATTACCAGATCATCCAGTTCCGGATGGACACGATCAATGATTCATTTGTGCAGAGTAAGGAAAGCCTGCTTGGCGAGTCCTTCGCTTTTCTGGGAGAAGTGCTTACTCAGCCTGTGCTGGAAGGGGGCAGTTTCAGGGCTTCTTATGTAGGAACGGAACGCGAGACTGTCCGAAAGAAGCTGGAGGCTATCGTCAACGACAAAATCCGTTACGCGGCCGAGCGCTGTATCGAGGAAATGTGCCGGGAAGAACCGTATCGGCTTCATCCGCTCGGACAAAGGGCCGATCTTGACGCTATTACCCCAGACTCGCTGCATCAGTCCTATCTTTCATGGCTGGAAGGAGCGATTCTTGATCTGTATGTCGTTGGCGACACGACGTCCGAAGAAGTTGAAAAGCTGGTAAAGCGGCATTTTGGCTTTGGCAGCAGAACAGCTTCCTCCCAGTATCAATCCCGATTCTCCCCCAAGACCATTACAGACGTCCGCACGGTGGAAGAACGGATGGATGTCGGTCAAGGTAAGCTGAACATGGGTTTGCGCACTTCCATTACCTACAAGGACGACGCCTATGCGCACGCTCTGATGTACAACGGCATTTTGGGCGGCTACCCGCATTCCAAGCTGTTCGTGAACGTCCGGGAGAAGGAAAGTCTGGCTTACTATGCGTCTTCACGCTACGACGGGCATAAAGGAATTGCCACGATTCAGTCGGGCATTGAAATCCAGAACTACGGCAAAGCCGTGGACATCATACACAAACAACTAGATGAAATGAAAAAAGGAAATATCAGCGATCTGGAGCTAAACCAGACCAAGGCGATGATACGCAATTTGCTTTCGGAAATCCAGGACTCTGCCTTTGAAATGATTGCATTCGACTTCAACCGACAGCTGTCCGGCAAAGACCGTTCCGCAGAAGAACTGATGAGCCAGGTGGAAGCTTCCGGCGCGGAAGATGTAAAACGGGCTGCCGACACCGTCCAGCTGGATACGATCTATTTCCTGACAGGACAGAAGGAGGAGTAG
- the recA gene encoding recombinase RecA, whose protein sequence is MSDRRAALEMALRQIEKQFGKGSIMKLGESTHMQVEVVPSGSLALDIALGIGGLPKGRIIEVYGPESSGKTTVALHAIAEVQKAGGQAAFIDAEHALDPSYASKLGVNIDELLLSQPDTGEQALEIAEALVRSGAVDIIVVDSVAALVPKAEIEGEMGDSHVGLQARLMSQALRKLSGSINKSKTIAIFINQLREKIGVMFGNPETTPGGRALKFYSTVRLDVRRVESIKMGNDIVGNRTRIKVVKNKVAPPFKQADIDIMYGEGISREGSLVDIGTEMDIVNKSGAWYSYEGERLGQGRENAKQFLKEHQNLALVIENKIREASNLSTIVAAPTEAEIEAEKQEEQELLEIE, encoded by the coding sequence TTGTCAGATCGTCGTGCAGCGCTTGAAATGGCGCTTCGTCAAATAGAGAAGCAATTCGGTAAAGGTTCCATCATGAAGCTGGGCGAATCAACTCATATGCAGGTTGAGGTCGTGCCTAGCGGATCGTTGGCTTTGGATATTGCTCTGGGAATCGGCGGACTTCCGAAAGGCCGCATAATAGAAGTATACGGACCGGAATCTTCCGGTAAGACAACGGTTGCCCTGCATGCGATTGCGGAGGTTCAGAAGGCCGGAGGACAAGCCGCCTTTATTGATGCGGAGCATGCACTCGACCCGAGCTATGCAAGCAAACTGGGCGTTAACATTGACGAACTGCTGCTGTCCCAGCCGGACACCGGCGAACAGGCTCTGGAGATTGCAGAAGCGCTTGTCCGCAGCGGCGCGGTAGATATCATTGTGGTAGACTCCGTGGCGGCGCTGGTTCCCAAGGCTGAAATCGAAGGCGAGATGGGCGATTCCCATGTCGGCTTGCAGGCACGGCTGATGTCCCAGGCTCTGCGTAAGCTGTCTGGCTCCATTAACAAATCCAAGACGATTGCTATCTTTATCAACCAGCTTCGCGAGAAGATCGGCGTTATGTTCGGTAATCCCGAGACGACTCCGGGCGGCCGCGCATTGAAATTCTACTCTACGGTTCGCCTTGATGTGCGCCGCGTAGAGAGTATTAAGATGGGCAATGATATAGTAGGTAACCGTACGCGGATCAAGGTTGTAAAGAACAAGGTGGCGCCTCCTTTCAAACAGGCGGATATCGATATTATGTACGGTGAGGGTATTTCCAGAGAAGGCAGTCTTGTCGATATTGGCACGGAGATGGATATCGTCAACAAGAGCGGCGCATGGTACTCCTATGAAGGTGAGCGGCTGGGTCAAGGCCGTGAGAATGCGAAGCAGTTCCTGAAGGAACATCAGAATTTGGCGCTTGTCATCGAGAACAAGATTCGTGAAGCGAGCAATCTCTCTACAATCGTCGCTGCTCCAACTGAAGCGGAGATCGAAGCAGAGAAGCAGGAAGAACAGGAACTGCTCGAAATCGAATAA
- the yfmH gene encoding EF-P 5-aminopentanol modification-associated protein YfmH encodes MEQIHYDRLQETLYYEVLDNGLKVYVLPKPGFRKTYATFATKYGSVDNHFRVAGGEEASVPDGIAHFLEHKMFEEPEGDIFATFASNGASANAFTSFEQTVYLFSATEKIETNIETLIDFVQHPYFTDQNVEKEKGIIGQEINMYADNPDWRVYFGLIEAMYQKNPVRIDIAGTVESISSITKETLYTCYNAFYHPSNMLLFIVGGVDPEAVFKLVRNNQSLKAYEPQGEIERIFEQEPEKVGQKRLENKLAVSMPKCLFGFKEKEAGLTGKAAVRRDLTTKLMLDLLLGSSTALYQKLYDEELISDSFGHEFNSSPQYAFSAIGGDTKDPDLLLKRIREEIDSILATGFSERDFIRARNKKIGGHLRMLNSPESIAHEFTRYQFRGGDFFGVLPEYESITLDEVNERLRDHIDWDQLAVSVVVNP; translated from the coding sequence GTGGAACAGATCCATTATGACAGGCTTCAGGAAACGCTGTATTACGAAGTTTTGGATAACGGGCTGAAGGTATATGTTCTTCCGAAGCCGGGTTTCAGAAAAACATACGCCACGTTTGCGACCAAATATGGTTCGGTGGACAATCACTTCCGCGTAGCCGGAGGCGAGGAAGCATCGGTGCCCGATGGCATCGCCCACTTTTTGGAGCATAAAATGTTCGAGGAGCCGGAAGGCGACATTTTCGCCACTTTTGCATCAAACGGAGCGTCGGCCAACGCTTTTACAAGCTTTGAGCAGACGGTTTACCTGTTCTCGGCCACAGAAAAAATAGAGACGAATATCGAAACGTTGATCGATTTTGTGCAGCATCCCTATTTTACGGACCAGAATGTGGAGAAAGAAAAGGGCATCATCGGCCAGGAAATCAACATGTATGCCGATAACCCGGACTGGCGCGTTTATTTTGGGCTGATCGAAGCGATGTATCAGAAAAATCCGGTACGGATCGATATCGCCGGCACAGTGGAATCCATCTCGTCCATTACCAAAGAAACACTTTATACCTGCTACAATGCTTTTTACCATCCGAGCAACATGCTTCTCTTTATCGTCGGCGGAGTAGATCCGGAAGCCGTTTTTAAGCTGGTGCGCAACAATCAGAGCCTGAAAGCTTACGAACCGCAGGGCGAGATCGAACGGATTTTTGAACAGGAGCCGGAAAAAGTTGGCCAGAAGCGGCTGGAGAACAAGCTGGCGGTGTCTATGCCTAAATGTCTGTTCGGATTCAAGGAAAAAGAGGCCGGGCTGACAGGGAAAGCCGCGGTCCGGCGCGATTTGACTACCAAGCTGATGCTTGATCTTTTGCTAGGAAGCAGTACCGCGTTGTACCAAAAGCTGTACGATGAAGAGCTCATCTCCGACAGCTTCGGACATGAATTCAACAGCTCGCCGCAGTACGCTTTCTCCGCGATCGGCGGCGATACGAAGGACCCCGATTTGCTGCTCAAACGGATCAGGGAAGAGATTGACTCTATTCTTGCGACGGGCTTCTCGGAACGCGATTTTATCCGGGCCCGCAACAAGAAAATCGGCGGACATTTGCGCATGCTGAACTCTCCGGAGAGCATTGCCCATGAGTTTACCCGTTATCAATTCCGCGGCGGCGACTTCTTCGGCGTCCTCCCGGAATACGAATCGATTACACTGGATGAAGTGAACGAACGGCTGCGCGATCACATTGATTGGGATCAGCTTGCCGTATCCGTGGTGGTGAATCCGTAG
- the rimO gene encoding 30S ribosomal protein S12 methylthiotransferase RimO, giving the protein MTEKINIVTLGCEKNLVDSEIMSGLVHERGYTLVDHKEEATVIIVNTCGFIDEAKEQSVNTILELAELKESGNLKALIVSGCLTQRYKAELMEEMPEIDGIVGTGDFHNIVQIVDEAVRGSRPVWVGNPVFNYEEALPRKVSTPRYTTYVKIAEGCDNNCTFCSIPIMRGAFRSRSIESILAEVKTLAAQGVKEISLIAQDSTNYGTDLYEEFKLPELLNRVSEVEGIEWVRLHYAYPGFFTEELIQTMANNPKICKYVDMPLQHSEDSILKRMRRPGRQRDIRELVARIREIIPGVSLRTSLIVGFPGETEEDFQRLCDFVSEVGFDRLGVFTYSNEEGTPASRLPDQVPDEVKEWRANTLMELQRKVIQDRGSRFVGQVLDVLVERYDGRSDVYIGRSQYDAPEIDGEVFVKGSNIDIGEITKVRITHAFEYDLSGEEELQ; this is encoded by the coding sequence ATGACAGAAAAGATTAACATTGTTACACTCGGCTGCGAAAAAAATTTGGTAGATTCGGAGATTATGTCCGGCCTGGTTCATGAACGCGGATATACGCTTGTGGACCATAAAGAAGAAGCTACCGTCATTATTGTAAATACCTGCGGATTTATCGATGAAGCCAAGGAGCAATCCGTGAACACGATTCTTGAGCTTGCGGAGTTGAAGGAGAGCGGCAATCTCAAGGCGCTGATCGTATCAGGCTGCTTAACCCAGCGCTACAAGGCCGAACTGATGGAGGAAATGCCTGAGATCGACGGAATTGTCGGAACGGGAGATTTTCACAACATCGTTCAGATTGTAGATGAAGCCGTGAGAGGAAGCAGGCCGGTATGGGTTGGCAATCCGGTCTTTAATTACGAGGAGGCGCTGCCACGCAAGGTATCGACGCCACGTTACACTACCTATGTCAAAATTGCGGAAGGCTGCGACAACAATTGCACGTTCTGCAGCATCCCGATAATGCGCGGAGCATTCCGCAGCCGTTCCATTGAGTCGATTCTGGCCGAGGTCAAGACACTCGCGGCGCAAGGGGTGAAGGAGATCAGCCTAATCGCCCAGGACTCCACCAATTACGGAACCGATCTGTACGAGGAATTCAAGCTGCCCGAGCTGCTGAACCGTGTGAGCGAAGTGGAAGGCATCGAATGGGTCAGATTGCATTATGCCTATCCCGGCTTTTTCACTGAAGAGCTGATTCAGACTATGGCGAATAATCCGAAGATCTGCAAATATGTGGATATGCCGCTCCAGCACAGTGAAGACTCGATTCTCAAACGCATGCGCAGACCCGGCCGCCAGCGGGATATCCGCGAACTGGTTGCACGGATTCGGGAGATTATTCCCGGCGTGTCGCTGCGGACTTCGCTCATTGTCGGTTTTCCCGGCGAAACTGAAGAAGATTTTCAGCGCTTGTGTGATTTTGTGAGTGAAGTCGGCTTTGATCGGCTGGGGGTATTTACTTACTCCAACGAAGAGGGAACTCCGGCTTCGCGCCTGCCGGATCAGGTGCCGGATGAAGTGAAGGAATGGCGCGCCAACACGCTGATGGAGCTTCAGCGCAAGGTCATCCAAGATCGGGGCAGCCGTTTTGTGGGCCAAGTTCTCGACGTGCTCGTGGAACGCTACGACGGTCGCAGCGATGTCTATATCGGCCGCTCGCAGTACGACGCGCCGGAGATTGACGGAGAAGTATTTGTTAAAGGCAGCAACATCGACATCGGGGAGATTACGAAGGTCCGGATAACTCATGCTTTCGAATATGATTTGTCAGGGGAGGAAGAGCTTCAGTGA
- the ymfI gene encoding elongation factor P 5-aminopentanone reductase has translation MGASGKPLGETTVLITGGSGGIGGAIAERFASARMNIVIHYVNSHEAANEVARRCMNAGSQVMTVAADLRDRSQLQRMAERLAASGMQPDILVNNAGRSHYGMLADLTEEEWDDVMAVNLKGTFMCSQLFMPYMVSQRYGRIINVSSVWGISGASCEVAYSASKGGVNAFTKALAKELAPSGVTVNAVAPGAVRTAMLGNLAEDEVRMLEEEIPAGRLASPEEVASLVYFLALPESGYINGQIISPNGGWIT, from the coding sequence GTGGGAGCGAGCGGCAAGCCGCTCGGAGAAACGACGGTGCTTATTACCGGAGGCAGCGGAGGGATTGGCGGCGCCATTGCCGAGCGCTTTGCCTCAGCACGGATGAATATTGTCATTCACTATGTGAATTCCCATGAGGCGGCCAACGAGGTGGCGCGGCGCTGTATGAACGCCGGTTCACAGGTTATGACCGTGGCCGCCGATTTAAGAGACCGCAGCCAGCTCCAGCGTATGGCTGAACGGCTTGCGGCCAGCGGTATGCAGCCGGACATATTGGTCAACAATGCCGGCCGATCCCATTACGGCATGCTTGCCGATCTTACCGAAGAGGAATGGGACGATGTCATGGCCGTTAATCTGAAAGGGACGTTTATGTGCAGTCAGCTTTTTATGCCTTATATGGTTTCGCAGCGGTATGGGCGGATTATCAACGTCTCTTCTGTATGGGGGATTTCGGGCGCGTCTTGCGAAGTCGCCTATTCTGCGAGCAAGGGTGGCGTCAACGCCTTTACGAAGGCGCTGGCCAAGGAGTTGGCCCCTTCGGGCGTTACGGTGAACGCGGTGGCTCCAGGCGCGGTGCGCACGGCGATGCTGGGAAATTTAGCGGAGGACGAGGTTCGCATGCTGGAGGAAGAAATTCCCGCAGGCAGGCTTGCCTCGCCTGAAGAAGTCGCTTCGCTCGTGTATTTCTTGGCGCTGCCGGAATCGGGATATATCAACGGACAAATTATTAGCCCAAACGGGGGCTGGATAACCTAA
- a CDS encoding helix-turn-helix domain-containing protein: protein MSELGRQLKEARLQKGMSLDDVQEVTKIRKKYLEAIETGDYKVLPGSFYVRAFIKTYAEAVGVNPDELIQEPGSVPVPKEEPSTMESVLQKRSRRPETERNAKWLPTLLMWIFPVLIIAVIYMYASNWGKSDNPQTDANPITTSTQNPPPAQSAGPSSAEGGAATPAASAGADVGAGSEATASPSPSPSPSPSPSPATEGGTVVQDRKSGRTTVFKVTGTNPQVVITATGESWLEVYKGENSRGDKLSFGKTTAGDTMTFTLDSEGMYIKSGYSPATQITVNGQVVTDGKSTSRILLELDNGAGSTNATETSADSTDGQTTDSGVTAEGGTAQ from the coding sequence ATGTCGGAACTGGGCCGGCAATTGAAGGAGGCTCGTCTGCAAAAAGGAATGAGTCTTGACGATGTGCAGGAAGTAACGAAAATTCGCAAGAAATATTTGGAAGCTATTGAGACGGGGGACTATAAGGTGCTCCCCGGCAGTTTTTATGTGCGGGCTTTTATCAAGACTTACGCGGAGGCGGTTGGGGTCAATCCCGATGAGCTTATACAAGAGCCCGGGAGCGTTCCTGTGCCCAAGGAGGAGCCTTCCACCATGGAGTCTGTGCTTCAAAAACGCAGCCGCAGACCCGAGACCGAGCGGAATGCCAAATGGCTTCCGACACTCTTAATGTGGATTTTTCCGGTATTGATTATAGCGGTTATTTATATGTATGCTTCGAACTGGGGCAAATCGGATAACCCGCAGACTGATGCTAATCCGATTACTACGAGCACACAGAATCCTCCACCCGCGCAGTCCGCTGGACCGTCTTCCGCGGAAGGTGGGGCAGCGACGCCGGCCGCTTCTGCCGGAGCTGATGTCGGAGCAGGGAGCGAAGCCACCGCTTCGCCGTCCCCATCTCCTTCGCCGTCTCCTTCACCTTCACCGGCCACGGAAGGCGGAACGGTCGTTCAGGACCGGAAATCGGGCAGGACTACCGTCTTTAAGGTGACGGGTACAAATCCGCAGGTCGTCATTACAGCAACAGGCGAAAGTTGGCTGGAGGTATATAAGGGCGAAAATTCCAGAGGAGATAAGCTCTCTTTTGGAAAAACGACTGCGGGAGATACTATGACCTTCACTCTGGATAGCGAAGGAATGTATATTAAATCCGGCTACTCCCCCGCTACGCAGATCACCGTGAACGGGCAGGTCGTAACGGACGGAAAGTCTACCTCACGTATTTTGTTAGAGCTCGACAACGGCGCGGGATCAACGAACGCAACCGAAACGTCGGCGGACAGTACGGATGGGCAAACGACTGACAGCGGTGTAACCGCTGAAGGCGGCACCGCCCAATAA
- a CDS encoding YajQ family cyclic di-GMP-binding protein → MASESSFDIVSKMDIQELTNAIHQTEKEIQNRFDFKGSKSSLKLEKDALIIVSDDEYKLNAVIDILQSKMVKRGITLKNLDFGKIEPASLGTVRQRLGLKQGIDQDNAKKINVLIRDSKLKVKSQIQGDQIRVTGKSRDDLQQIIQLLNKADLPLDLQYTNLK, encoded by the coding sequence ATGGCTTCGGAAAGTTCATTCGATATTGTGTCCAAAATGGACATTCAGGAATTAACCAATGCGATTCACCAGACGGAGAAAGAGATTCAAAACCGCTTCGATTTCAAGGGAAGCAAGAGCAGCCTTAAGCTGGAAAAGGACGCGCTGATCATTGTATCCGACGACGAGTATAAGCTGAACGCTGTCATTGATATTTTGCAGTCGAAGATGGTTAAGAGGGGCATCACGCTCAAGAATCTTGATTTTGGCAAAATCGAGCCTGCCTCCCTGGGGACAGTTCGCCAGCGGCTCGGACTTAAACAAGGAATCGATCAGGATAACGCCAAGAAGATCAATGTGCTGATCCGCGATTCCAAGCTAAAGGTTAAGAGCCAGATTCAGGGTGATCAGATTCGTGTCACAGGCAAGAGCAGAGACGATCTGCAGCAGATTATTCAGCTTCTTAACAAGGCTGATTTGCCGCTTGATTTACAGTACACTAACCTGAAATAA